Genomic segment of Sphingopyxis sp. QXT-31:
GCGGCAGCAACGTCCCATTCGAACCCCCAGCGCAAGGTCGCGACCAGGTCGGCACGGTCGTCGGCGACCAGCGCCATGCGCAAAGCGATGCTGTTCGGCTTGGTGACCATGATCAGGTCGCGGTCGATCTTGGGCAGGCTGTCGGCGGGCACGCGCGACCCGTCGAAGATCATCCGGCGGCTCGCGCGCAGGCTCTCGCCGTTCAAGGTCGCGCCCCGGCCCTTTTGCGCGACCCACAATTCGTCGAGCGCGGGGGCATAGAGCACGCCGAGTTCGGGGGTTCCGTCGATGACCAGCGCGACCGACACGCACCAGCCGGGGCGGCCGCGGATGAAATCGCGCGTGCCGTCGATCGGGTCGACGCACCACATCGCGCGGCACGCCAAGCGGTCTTCGTTGTCGGCGGTCTCTTCGGACAGCCAGCCGGCTTCGGGCACCATCGCGCCCAGCACGGCTTTGAGCCGCGCATCGACCGCGAGGTCGACGTCGCTGACTGGATTGTCGTGCGACTTGTTCCAGACGGCGACCGCCTTGCCCTCGCCCCGCCAGCGCGCCATCGCCATGTCGCCGACCTCGCGGGTGGCGGCGATCACGGCTTCGAGGTTGCGACCCGGCATCGCTTAGCTTGACGCGACGGTCATGCCGTCGATGCGCAGTGTGGGGACGTTGGTCGCGTGACGGAAGGCGAGGTCGTCGGCGGGGATCAGCGCGGCGAACATGTCGATCAGATTGCCGGCGATGGTGAACTCGGCGATCGGCTCGGCGAGCCGGCCGCCGCGGATCGCGAAGCCCGACGCGCCGCGGCTGTAATCGCCGGTGACGGGGTTGACCCCCTGGCCGATCAACTCGGTGACATAGATGCCCTCGGCGACGTCCGCCATCAGCGCGGCCGGGGTGACGCTGCCCGCGGCGAGGTGGACGTTGCTGACCGCGACCCCCGACGCGCCGCCGCCGCGGCTGGCGTGGCCGGTCGGGGTCAGGCCGAGCTGCTTCGCCGAGGCGGTGTCGAGCAGCCAGCCGGTGAGCTTGCCCCCCGCGACAAGGTCGCGCGCCGCGGTCGGCAGGCCTTCGCCGTCGAAGGCGCGGCTGCGCAGGCCGCGCGGGCGGTGCGGTTCGTCGCGGATGAAAATCGCGCTGTCGAAGAGGATTTGCTCCTCCTTGCCGAGCAGGAAGCTGGTGCCGCGCGCGATCGCGGGGCCACTGATCGCGCCGAGCAGATGGCTGACCAGGCTGCTCGAGACGCGCGGGTCGAACAGGATCGGCAGCTTGCCCGTCGGCGCCTTGCCGGGGTTCAGGCGGGCGACCGCGCGCGTTCCCGCGCGCGTGCCGATCTCGGTGATGCCCTCGAGGTCGGCCAGATAATGCGCGCTGTGCCAGCCATAGTCGCGCTGCATGCTCGCGCCTTCGCCCGCGATGACGCTGGCCGAGAGGCTATGCCCGCTCGCGCCATAGCCGCCCGCGAAGCCGTGGCTGGTCGCGAGCGCGATGCGCGTGCGGCTGTGGCTCGCGGTGCCGCCCTCGCTGTTGGTGACCCCGGCGACCGCGCGCGCGGCCTCCTCGACCGCGAGCGCGGCGGCGCGTAGCGCCTGCGGGTCGGCCTCGCTGGCGTCGTCGAGGTCTAGATCGGGGATCGGGCCTTTATAGAGGAGGTCCTGGGGCGCGAGGCCGGCATAGATATCCTCGGGCGCCTCGCGCGCCATCGCGACGCAACGCTCGACCAGCTTGGCGAGTTCGCCCGCGTCCATGTCCGCGGTCGACACGCTCGCGCTGCGCTGGCCGACGAAGACGCGGAGTGCGATGTCCTGCCCTTCGGAGCTCTCGACGTCCTCGAGCGCACCGAGGCGCATCGAGACCGAGGTCGCGGCATTGCAATAATAGAGCGCGTCGGCGGCGTCGGCGCCCGCCTTGGTGGCGGCGTCGCACAGCATCTGCGCACGGTCGAGGGCTTCGGCTACGGTCAGCATGGCCGCGCCTTAGGACGCGGGCGGCGGGCCGTCAAAATCTTATCGGTGGAGAGGCCCGGCGCTGACCACTCTCTTCCGTCATCCCGGCGAAGGCCGGGATCTCACCCTATCGCCATGACGCGACAGCGGGATCCCGGCCTTCGCCGGGATGACGAACGAATGGATAAGCGGCGTCAGCCGCCGATGACCGCGAGGCCGGTGGTCGCGGCCATCGCGCCGCTGACCCAGACGAAGGGCAGCGCGAGCGCGGCGACCCACAGGCGGCGGACGTCACGGCGAAAGCGTGCGTGCAGCCCCCAGCTGGCGAGCGCCTGGCGGCTGAGATGATACCAGCGGCGCTCGGTGGTGCGCGCGATCGGCACCGCGAGGATCAGCAGCAGCGCGAGCGCGACGAAGGTCAGCGCGGTCGGCGCGCCCGCGGCGATCGCGCTCGACACGAGCCAGATCTGCAGCACGGCGAAGACGAGGAGCGCGGCGGCGGCGTGGAAGGTCATTCGGCGGCCCAAATGGCGTGCCGTGGGCACACTGCGGGTCGAGCGCCTGAACAGGCGCGGTCCGAACGTCGATGCCATTTTTTCAGCCCCCTTAGGCCGGCGATTCCCAGAAACCACACGTTTTCAGCCAATAATGACCGAGTCAAGACAGACTGCCCGCGATTCGTTAAATTTGCCTTCGATTCGCCCCCGATTTGCAACGAATCCGCGACGGAAGGCCAAAATGCTGCCAATCCGGCAGCGAATGGCGCGTAAGAACGCTGCTGCGGGGAAGTGGGGGCCGCGACTCGAAGAGGCCGCCGCGCTTCATCGACCGAAGACCGGTTTCCGTCGAAACCTTGCATCCGCCCGCATCGCTGATAGCGTCTAGATTCTGTCCGTTCGGATCCGTTCGAAAACACAGGGGAAATCATCGATGCGTCATCTCGCCCTTCTGGCCGCGCTTGCGCTGCCGCTTGCTCCCGCGCTTGCCCAGGCACCCGCCACACCCGCCACACCGGCGGCGCCCGTCGCGCCCAGGCCCGCGGCACTCGTTGCCGACGGTATGCCCGACGTCCCCGCCGAACTCGCGGCGGCGACGCGGCCCTATATGGAGAATCGCGGCGCGAGCTTCGTCGGCTGGAACCCCGTCGACAAGTCGATGCTGATCGCGACGCGTTTCGGCAACACCAGCCAGATCCACCGCGTCGCGGTGCCGATGGGCGCGCGCAAACAAATGACTTTCGAGGAAGAGCCCGTCGGCGGTGCGGCCTGGTCGCCGAAGACCGGCGACCTGATGCTGCTGCAGAAGGACATCGGCGGCAATGAATTCTACCAGATCTATGCGATGAAGGACGGGCGGCTCGACCTCCTGACCGACGGCAAGAGCCGCAACGGGCTCAATGCGTGGAGCAAGGACGGCCAGCTCGTCGCCTATACCTCGACGCGTCGCAATGGGCGCGACAGCGATATCTATCTCATCGACCCGCGCAAT
This window contains:
- a CDS encoding TldD/PmbA family protein, which translates into the protein MLTVAEALDRAQMLCDAATKAGADAADALYYCNAATSVSMRLGALEDVESSEGQDIALRVFVGQRSASVSTADMDAGELAKLVERCVAMAREAPEDIYAGLAPQDLLYKGPIPDLDLDDASEADPQALRAAALAVEEAARAVAGVTNSEGGTASHSRTRIALATSHGFAGGYGASGHSLSASVIAGEGASMQRDYGWHSAHYLADLEGITEIGTRAGTRAVARLNPGKAPTGKLPILFDPRVSSSLVSHLLGAISGPAIARGTSFLLGKEEQILFDSAIFIRDEPHRPRGLRSRAFDGEGLPTAARDLVAGGKLTGWLLDTASAKQLGLTPTGHASRGGGASGVAVSNVHLAAGSVTPAALMADVAEGIYVTELIGQGVNPVTGDYSRGASGFAIRGGRLAEPIAEFTIAGNLIDMFAALIPADDLAFRHATNVPTLRIDGMTVASS
- a CDS encoding inositol monophosphatase family protein, which gives rise to MPGRNLEAVIAATREVGDMAMARWRGEGKAVAVWNKSHDNPVSDVDLAVDARLKAVLGAMVPEAGWLSEETADNEDRLACRAMWCVDPIDGTRDFIRGRPGWCVSVALVIDGTPELGVLYAPALDELWVAQKGRGATLNGESLRASRRMIFDGSRVPADSLPKIDRDLIMVTKPNSIALRMALVADDRADLVATLRWGFEWDVAAAALIAAEAGAAVSDAFGEPLRFNTPRAQAFGVIACAPGIHRAVVARLHDRAVALTAAP